One part of the Vicia villosa cultivar HV-30 ecotype Madison, WI linkage group LG6, Vvil1.0, whole genome shotgun sequence genome encodes these proteins:
- the LOC131614245 gene encoding uncharacterized protein LOC131614245: MAELGIPEKFINWIMLGTATVTYRFNVNGDYTEILEAKRDDVLLFSRGDQSIDIMLDAFQNFSKSTGLIMNPKKCKEFFGGMDDNTKSAVLLNTGFTEGQFPIRYLGIPLASKRLNIHHYLPLIDKIVCRIRHWTAHLLSTAGRIQLVKSIVVAITQYWMHCLPLPKAVLKRVDSICRNFIWTGVTVTMDWYHVMCHNIARPRAKVILWLAFQNRLATKQRLFRLGFLQHQLCELCEKEDESLDHSLFACPQTVGIWNAILHWMGISDFNNLNFDWIKRKVRGKGARMSLLKAVIAEVIYGIWVLRN, from the exons ATGGCTGAGCTTGGCATACCTGAGAAATTTATCAATTGGATCATGCTTGGCACTGCTACAGTCACTTATAGATTCAATGTCAATGGTGATTACACAGAGATATTGGAAGCTAAGAGAG ATGATGTTCTCTTATTCAGTAGAGGAGATCAGTCCattgatattatgcttgatgctTTTCAGAATTTCTCTAAATCAACTGGCCTCATTATGAATCCTAAGAAATGCAAGGAATTTTTTGGGGGGATGGATGATAATACAAAATCAGCTGTTCTGCTTAACACAGGGTTCACTGAAGGACAATTCCCCATAAGGTATTTGGGCATTCCATTAGCCAGCAAGAGGCTTAACATTCATCATTATTTGCCTCTCATAGACAAGATTGTATGTAGAATTCGTCACTGGACTGCTCATCTTCTCAGCACTGCAGGTCGAATCCAATTGGTGAAAAGCATTGTTGTTGCCATTACACAATATTGGATGCATTGTCTTCCACTTCCCAAGGCTGTACTCAAGAGAGTAGATTCGATTTGCAGGAATTTCATCTGGACAG GTGTGACTGTTACTATGGACTGGTATCATGTGATGTGCCATAATATCGCGCGTCCTCGAGCAAAAGTTATTCTCTGGCTGGCTTTTCAGAATAGACTGGCGACGAAGCAACGACTGTTCAGACTCGGTTTCTTGCAGCATCAACTTTGTGAGCTATGTGAAAAAGAGGATGAAAGTCTTGATCATTCGTTATTTGCCTGCCCCCAGACTGTAGGCATATGGAATGCAATTCTGCACTGGATGGGAATTAGTGATTTCAACAATCTGAACTTTGATTGGATTAAGCGTAAAGTCAGAGGCAAAGGAGCTAGAATGAGTCTGCTCAAAGCAGTGATTGCTGAGGTGATCTATGGCATTTGGGTGCttagaaattga
- the LOC131609435 gene encoding soyasapogenol B glucuronide galactosyltransferase-like, translating to MKFQQSHNQLHVVFVPYPTPGHMIPMIDTARLFAKHGVNVTIITTPASASTFQKSIDTDFNSGYSIKTHLIQFPSAQVGLPHGVENLKDGTSREIFAKICRGISLLQKPIEVLFHDLQPDCIVTDLMHDWTVDAAAKLGIPTIHYYSASYFSNCAFRYIAKYRPHDVLVSDTQKFTIPGFPHTIEMTPLQISDWLKVKNTDPAHVKLTLDLAPTFESEDRSYGTLYNSFHELESDYEKLNKTTIGIKSWSVGPVSAWVNKDDERKANRGHMGKSFGKEKELLNWLNSKPNDSVLYVSFGSLSRLSHAQIVEIAHGLENSSHNFIWVVREKDKDADKEGFIYDFEERMKESNQGYIIWNWAPQLLILDHPSTGGIVTHCGWNSTLESVNAGLPMITWPMFADQFFNEKLLVDVLKIGVSVGSKLNKFWLGIVEEIVVEREEIAKAVAILMGNDREGKEMRMRAKKLGNAAKRTIEEGGDSYNNLVQLIDELKSLKKSKALGEKTY from the coding sequence ATGAAGTTTCAACAATCCCATAACCAACTTCATGTAGTTTTTGTTCCATATCCAACTCCTGGCCATATGATTCCCATGATAGACACAGCAAGACTATTTGCCAAACATGGTGTTAATGTTACCATCATCACCACACCTGCCAGTGCTTCAACCTTCCAAAAATCCATTGACACTGACTTCAATTCAGGATACTCCATCAAAACTCATCTCATTCAGTTTCCTTCTGCTCAAGTTGGTCTCCCTCATGGTGTTGAAAATCTCAAAGATGGCACTTCACGTGAAATATTCGCAAAAATTTGCCGTGGAATATCATTGCTCCAAAAACCAATTGAGGTTTTGTTTCATGATCTTCAACCTGATTGTATAGTCACTGATCTGATGCATGATTGGACCGTGGATGCAGCTGCAAAACTTGGCATTCCGACCATTCACTATTACAGCGCAAGCTACTTCTCCAACTGCGCCTTTCGTTATATTGCGAAGTATAGACCTCATGATGTTTTAGTTTCTGATACACAGAAATTTACTATTCCTGGTTTCCCTCATACCATTGAGATGACTCCTCTGCAGATTTCTGATTGGTTAAAGGTCAAAAATACTGACCCAGCCCATGTTAAACTAACTTTggatttggcaccaacttttgAGTCAGAGGATAGAAGCTATGGGACGCTATACAATAGTTTTCATGAACTGGAAAGTGATTATGAGAAACTTAATAAAACTACAATAGGGATCAAATCTTGGAGTGTAGGACCAGTTTCAGCTTGGGTGAACAAGGATGATGAAAGAAAGGCTAATAGGGGACACATGGGGAAGAgctttggaaaagagaaagagcTGCTAAATTGGCTTAACTCTAAGCCAAATGATTCTGTGTTGTATGTAAGTTTTGGAAGTCTTTCTAGGCTTTCTCATGCACAGATTGTTGAAATAGCTCATGGACTTGAAAATTCAAGTCACAATTTCATCTGGGTTGTTAGAGAAAAGGATAAAGATGCGGATAAAGAAggttttatttatgattttgagGAAAGGATGAAGGAAAGCAACCAGGGATATATCATATGGAACTGGGCACCTCAGCTTCTGATATTGGATCACCCTTCGACCGGAGGAATTGTGACTCACTGTGGTTGGAACTCAACTCTTGAAAGTGTGAATGCTGGTTTGCCGATGATTACATGGCCAATGTTTGCTGATCAGTTTTTTAATGAGAAGTTGCTTGTTGATGTTTTGAAGATAGGAGTTTCTGTTGGATCAAAATTGAACAAGTTTTGGCTTGGCATTGTTGAAGAGATAGTGGTGGAAAGGGAAGAGATTGCAAAGGCTGTTGCGATTTTGATGGGAAATGACCGAGAGGGAAAAGAAATGAGGATGAGAGCAAAAAAGCTTGGAAATGCTGCCAAGAGGACTATAGAGGAAGGTGGAGACTCTTACAACAACTTGGTTCAGTTGATTGATGAGTTAAAATCATTGAAGAAATCTAAAGCACTTGGCGAGAAAACATATTAG